In Thermotoga sp., the DNA window ATTTTCATCACCCTTTTCTATGATATCAAACGTGGTATCATTTGATGAGGAAAGGAAGGTGGAAACGTGAAGGTAGAAGAGGCAAAACTTCTGGCTAAAAAGATCATGACAGCAGGAGAGATTCCCCTTCTAGTTGGCCACTTCGGGGTTGGGAAGACGGATATCGCCAGGGACATCGCGAGAGAAACAAATAGGAAATTGATCATACTGGTTCTCTCTCAGATGGAGCCAGGGGATTTGATAGGACTTCCCGCACGGTCCGAGGAGAAAACTGTTTTTCTGAGACCCGACTGGTGGCCAGAGGACGGGAACACCATAGTCTTTCTGGACGAGATAAACAGGGCACATCGGTCGGTTCGAAACGCCATCATGCAGCTTCTTGTGGACCGGAGAATTCACAACCACGTTCTCCCCGAAGGGACCTGGATCATGGCAGCTATGAATCCTCCAGAAGAAGAATACGACCAGGCCGATCTCATAACAGATCCCGCTTTCATATCTAGGTTCTTCATACTCGAAGTCAACCCGGACGTTTCGGAGTGGCTGGAATGGGCAAGAAAAAACGGTGTCTCAGAAAAGGTGAGAAGCTTTATAAAAAATTACCCGGAGTTTCTTTTCCCAGAAAGAAGTCTCTCTTTGAAGACATCCCTGAAACCCTCTCCACGGAGTTGGTACAAACTTTCGAACGTTCTGAGGGTTCTAACGGAGGAGGAAATAGAAAAGTATGGATATGTGCTGGCTGCGGGTATCGTCGGGCCAGAGGCAGCAAAAGCCTTTTACGACTCTTTTTTCCAGAAAACCCGGGTACCTTCCGTGGAGTGCGTGTTGCTGAGAGGTGAGATGAAAAATCTGGAAGACGTTCACGCGGCGAACACACTTGTCTTGAGAGTTGTGGACTTTTTGAACAAAGTAGACAGAATTACGCTCGAGAAAAATTTAAACGTGATTTCGGAGAATCTTTCGAAACTCGCCGAGAGGATTCCAAAGGAGTCCTTCTATGGAATTCTGAGGTTCATAGTTGATGAATCCCAGAAGGAGGGAGAAAAATCTGATCTCTTCGATAAAATCCTGGAGAAAATGGTGGAAAAGGAGGAACTTCGAAGAATGGTGAGTGAGATATGAAATCTGAAGAGCTGATCAGAAAAGCTGTTTTGAATCTGGGTAAAAAGTCTCCATTTTATTACTACGTGCTCCTCGGAATGAAGATTGTCCCCTCAAAATCTATCAGGAATTTGAAAGTCTCTTTTTCCACAACGGGGGATGTGACACTACTTTACAATCCCAAAATCCTAGAAAGAAAACATGTGAGAATGATCGAAGCCCTCCTGTTACACGAGGTTATGCATGTGATTTTTCAGCACTTTCGAATAAAACCGAAAGATGAAAGGGACAGGAAGATCTGGGATCTTGCCATGGATGCGGCCATCAACCAGTACATACCTGAGCTTGCCGCTTTTGGTGTTCCGCTCAACGTCCTGGTCGAAGAAGGGCACTCTGTGGACAACGATACGCTGTTCGTCCTGCCACCCGAGTGGATGATGTTCGAAAACGCAGAGACCTACCACAGATGGATTCTTGAAGAGATGGAAAGACTTGGAAGATACGATATAGAAGCGGTCTCAGAGTTTCGAGAAGGTGTAGACGATCATTCGGGGTTGTTCGAAGAAGACGTTCCAGTTGAGATGATTTTGGAACTTACAAAAGACAGGGCTAAAAAAGCTTTCAATTTGTTCGGGGATTCGCTCCCTTCTGGAGTTAAGAGAGAAGTGCAGCTCTCACTGGAAAACCCTGAACTTGACTGGAAGACTCTCATTAGACGTTTCTTCGGTGTTTCCATAAAAGCAGATCGATACACCACTCCTTTGAGACCGAACAGGAGGTATGATCACCTTCCAGGATGGCGGAACGAATATCTCCCCAGAGTGGCGGTGGTGGTGGATACCAGCGGAAGTATTGTGGAAAAGGAGTTGAACCAGTTCGTATCGGAACTGGAAAGAATAGCCAATATTTTGGGAGAGGAAATCTGGCTCGTTCAGGTTGACAGGGGTGTGACCTCCGTTGTCAAGTACAGGTCCGGAGGATGGCGGGACTTGGAAATAGTGGGAGGCGGGAGTACCGACCTCCAACCCGCTGTTGACTACTCGGAAAGAGTGTTGAGGATGGAGGGCACGATCGTCTTCACCGACGGCCACGCGGACGTTCCTCTCGCAAGAAGAAGAATTCTTTTCGTGCTCTCCAGATTCCACAACGAGGATTTTCAGAGAGAGGCTCGAAAGATGTACGGTAAGGACTCGGTGGTGGTGTTGTCGTGAAGGAAGATCTGGCGTCCCTTTTGAAGGATTTCACTCTCGCAAATCCGTTGAAAGAATACGAAGAGAAACTCGACAATGTTCATCTTCATGTGTTCGTGCTGAGAATAAAAAAACATCGCTTTCCAGCACTCTTTCTCATGATAAACGCATCCGACAGAAAACTTTTGAATCTCTCCGTTGAGGATCCGTTCGACAGAGAACCCTGTATATACAGAATTTCCATGGGTATCCCAGACACCCTTCTCTCATTCTACAGGAGACTCTTCGGGGAGGTAGACTCAGTTTCTTCGGGGATTTTTCGTATGCCGTTGAGGGTGAAAGTTCTGCGATCGGCTGGTGACAAAACTTGGCTTCGAAAGATATTCCTTCAGGAACGAGTGAAAGGCGAGGAGTTTTTCCTGTTTCAAGAGAGAATATCGAACGGGCACCTGCAGAAACTTTTCGATCTTCTGAACTCAAGGCTGAAGTTGATTCTGAAAAACGAAGGAATAGACGTGTTTCTCGATTTACCAGAGTGGGTTGAAAGAGATCATGTGTCCTTGCTTCACGAGATAGGGGTTCTTCTCAGAAAGAAAGAGAACATCCAACCAGCTCAGAACCCCGAAGAACGGACGTTTCTCAGCTTGAGGATCAGTTACGATAGATTCTTCGAAGAAGACTTCGACTTGAAGTCTTTCGTGGAAAGCTTCTTGGACAGGTTGAAGAAGATATACGAGGCAACTATTTCGATGATATAATAGACAATGTACGAAAACTTTCCAAGGAGGGGCGAAACATGAAGGTAAAAGTCGACACAGATGCCTGCATCGGCTGTGGTGTTTGCGAGAACCTCTGTCCAGACGTCTTTCAGCTCGGTGACGACGGGAAAGCCAAGGTTCTCCAGCCTGAAACTGACCTTCCCTGTGCGAAAGACGCTGCTGATAGCTGTCCTACCGGTGCTATCAGCATTGAGGAGTGAAGAAAGAGGGGTGGGTTTCCACCCCTTTAGAATTTTTTCAGATCTGTTTCTTTTTCTCCGTTGACTCGGTAAACCCGTTCGTTGGATAATTATTTCTAGCACTCCTTGTACGGGGGTTTCCCAGAATGAAAGAACGAATACTCCAAGAAATAAAGTCCAGGGTGAATAGAAAAAGTTGGGAGCTCTGGTTCAATTCTTTCGAGGTGAAATCGATAGAGGGAAACAAGGTAATCTTCTCCGTGGGTAATCTTTTCATAAAAGAATGGCTGGAGAAGAAATATCATTCAGTGCTTTCCAGGGCAGTGAAAACGGTTCTCGGAAACGATGCCTTTTATGAACTGACCTACGAGTCGTTCGATCCACACACATCTTACAGCGAACCCCTCGTGAGAAAGAGGGCTGTTCTTCTTACACCATTGAATCCTGATTACACTTTCGAGAACTTCGTCGTTGGACCGGGGAACTCTTTTGCCTATCATGCCTC includes these proteins:
- a CDS encoding VWA-like domain-containing protein; its protein translation is MKSEELIRKAVLNLGKKSPFYYYVLLGMKIVPSKSIRNLKVSFSTTGDVTLLYNPKILERKHVRMIEALLLHEVMHVIFQHFRIKPKDERDRKIWDLAMDAAINQYIPELAAFGVPLNVLVEEGHSVDNDTLFVLPPEWMMFENAETYHRWILEEMERLGRYDIEAVSEFREGVDDHSGLFEEDVPVEMILELTKDRAKKAFNLFGDSLPSGVKREVQLSLENPELDWKTLIRRFFGVSIKADRYTTPLRPNRRYDHLPGWRNEYLPRVAVVVDTSGSIVEKELNQFVSELERIANILGEEIWLVQVDRGVTSVVKYRSGGWRDLEIVGGGSTDLQPAVDYSERVLRMEGTIVFTDGHADVPLARRRILFVLSRFHNEDFQREARKMYGKDSVVVLS
- a CDS encoding ferredoxin, whose protein sequence is MKVKVDTDACIGCGVCENLCPDVFQLGDDGKAKVLQPETDLPCAKDAADSCPTGAISIEE
- a CDS encoding MoxR family ATPase, with protein sequence MKVEEAKLLAKKIMTAGEIPLLVGHFGVGKTDIARDIARETNRKLIILVLSQMEPGDLIGLPARSEEKTVFLRPDWWPEDGNTIVFLDEINRAHRSVRNAIMQLLVDRRIHNHVLPEGTWIMAAMNPPEEEYDQADLITDPAFISRFFILEVNPDVSEWLEWARKNGVSEKVRSFIKNYPEFLFPERSLSLKTSLKPSPRSWYKLSNVLRVLTEEEIEKYGYVLAAGIVGPEAAKAFYDSFFQKTRVPSVECVLLRGEMKNLEDVHAANTLVLRVVDFLNKVDRITLEKNLNVISENLSKLAERIPKESFYGILRFIVDESQKEGEKSDLFDKILEKMVEKEELRRMVSEI
- a CDS encoding DUF4895 domain-containing protein; its protein translation is MKEDLASLLKDFTLANPLKEYEEKLDNVHLHVFVLRIKKHRFPALFLMINASDRKLLNLSVEDPFDREPCIYRISMGIPDTLLSFYRRLFGEVDSVSSGIFRMPLRVKVLRSAGDKTWLRKIFLQERVKGEEFFLFQERISNGHLQKLFDLLNSRLKLILKNEGIDVFLDLPEWVERDHVSLLHEIGVLLRKKENIQPAQNPEERTFLSLRISYDRFFEEDFDLKSFVESFLDRLKKIYEATISMI